Proteins encoded within one genomic window of Parolsenella massiliensis:
- a CDS encoding DNA-deoxyinosine glycosylase, whose amino-acid sequence MPSRRPCGYTHIEHGFEPVFDAHSRTLVLGSFPSVLSRANEFYYGNPQNRFWRVMAACLSGPVPATIPEKRAMLLAHGIALWDVIESCDIKGSSDASIKNAVPADIARITAVARIERVVCNGACAGRLYHRHLEPVVELPAEVLPSTSPANAAWSLERLCDRWRQALG is encoded by the coding sequence ATGCCCTCACGCCGGCCTTGTGGCTACACCCACATCGAGCATGGCTTCGAGCCCGTCTTCGACGCGCACTCGCGCACGCTCGTGCTCGGGAGCTTCCCAAGCGTCCTGTCCCGCGCGAACGAGTTCTATTACGGCAACCCCCAGAACCGCTTCTGGCGGGTCATGGCGGCGTGTCTCTCCGGGCCCGTTCCCGCCACGATCCCCGAGAAGCGCGCCATGCTGCTCGCCCATGGCATCGCGCTATGGGACGTCATAGAGAGCTGTGACATCAAGGGCTCGAGCGATGCGAGCATCAAGAACGCGGTGCCGGCAGACATCGCGCGCATCACGGCCGTGGCACGCATCGAGCGCGTTGTCTGCAACGGGGCCTGCGCGGGCAGGCTCTACCACCGCCATCTCGAGCCCGTCGTTGAGCTTCCCGCCGAGGTGCTCCCCAGCACGAGCCCGGCCAACGCCGCCTGGTCGCTCGAGCGCCTGTGCGACCGCTGGCGCCAGGCGCTCGGCTGA
- a CDS encoding S-ribosylhomocysteine lyase: MERIASFSVNHLLLEPGVYVSRIDRDPASGMAVTTFDLRLTAPNDEPVMNTAECHTIEHLGATFLRNHPTWASRIVYFGPMGCRTGFYLVVFGEVSSREILPLVRELFEFVRDFTGDIPGAAPEECGNYLDQNLPMAKWLAARYLTRDLANIDESHLNYPTGE, encoded by the coding sequence ATGGAGCGTATTGCCAGCTTCTCCGTCAACCACCTGCTGCTCGAGCCGGGCGTCTATGTCTCGCGCATCGACCGCGATCCCGCAAGCGGCATGGCCGTCACCACCTTCGACCTACGCCTCACCGCGCCCAACGACGAGCCGGTCATGAACACGGCTGAGTGCCACACCATCGAGCACCTGGGCGCCACGTTTCTGCGCAACCACCCTACGTGGGCGTCTCGCATCGTCTACTTTGGCCCCATGGGCTGCCGCACGGGCTTCTACCTCGTGGTCTTTGGCGAGGTGAGCTCCAGGGAGATCCTGCCGCTCGTGCGCGAGCTGTTCGAGTTCGTTCGCGACTTTACGGGCGACATCCCCGGCGCCGCGCCCGAGGAGTGCGGCAACTACCTTGACCAGAACCTGCCCATGGCCAAGTGGCTCGCGGCCCGCTACCTCACGCGTGACCTCGCCAACATCGACGAGAGCCACCTCAACTATCCCACGGGCGAGTAG
- a CDS encoding TIGR00730 family Rossman fold protein, giving the protein MNSQDKGNVAAGNDDAAADKPDATPFETTYHKGPVILRGDMIPQESTSEHLLRPDVTPDWLHTDPWRVLRIQAEFVDGFSALAGLGPAVACFGSARTGSDEPAYATAREAAGKLARSGYAVITGGGPGVMEAANRGCAEAGGKSVGLGIELPHEEGINPWVNMGITFRYFFVRKVMFMKYSSGAIVFPGGFGTLDEAFEMLTLIQTHKAKTMPVVFFGSEYWQGLFDWIEGPVTSHGMISPVDRTLVTITDDVDEAVRVATSGPTR; this is encoded by the coding sequence ATGAACAGCCAGGACAAGGGCAACGTGGCAGCCGGCAACGATGACGCGGCTGCCGATAAGCCCGACGCCACCCCGTTCGAGACGACCTACCACAAGGGCCCCGTCATCCTTCGCGGAGACATGATCCCTCAGGAGAGCACGTCCGAGCACCTGCTGCGCCCTGACGTCACGCCCGACTGGCTGCACACGGACCCCTGGCGGGTGCTTCGCATCCAGGCCGAGTTCGTGGACGGCTTCAGCGCGCTTGCGGGGCTGGGGCCGGCCGTGGCCTGCTTTGGCTCGGCGCGCACGGGAAGCGACGAGCCCGCCTATGCCACGGCGCGCGAGGCCGCGGGCAAGCTCGCGCGTTCGGGCTACGCCGTCATCACCGGCGGCGGTCCCGGCGTCATGGAGGCGGCCAACCGCGGGTGCGCGGAGGCCGGCGGCAAGTCGGTGGGTCTCGGCATCGAGCTTCCGCACGAGGAGGGCATCAACCCCTGGGTGAACATGGGCATCACCTTCCGCTACTTCTTCGTGCGCAAGGTCATGTTCATGAAGTACTCGAGTGGCGCCATCGTATTCCCCGGCGGGTTTGGCACGCTCGACGAGGCGTTCGAGATGCTCACGCTCATCCAGACACACAAGGCCAAGACCATGCCGGTCGTGTTCTTTGGCAGTGAGTACTGGCAGGGCCTGTTCGACTGGATCGAGGGACCCGTCACCAGTCACGGCATGATCTCTCCCGTCGACCGCACCCTCGTCACGATCACCGACGACGTTGACGAGGCCGTCCGCGTGGCAACGAGCGGCCCCACGCGCTAA
- a CDS encoding YdcF family protein: MATALIALGIASLAYGAAMGVLYSARGFFVVWLVLGAALVGVGLAMRCGAWGQLPAWARRAAAGLACVLLALVTLTCARIAVASATSAPEGLDYLVVLGANLEADGTPKRTLAHRLDAAAAYLADNPETRCIVSGGQGPDEPCSEASSMARYLEQHGVDPARITLEERSTTTAENLRFSRELIDDAGASVGVVTNDFHVFRALGIARRQGLVHVYGISAPTDAIYVPQAYLRECAALGKDALAHNL, encoded by the coding sequence ATGGCAACCGCCCTCATCGCACTCGGAATCGCGAGCCTTGCGTATGGCGCCGCCATGGGCGTCCTGTATTCCGCCCGCGGCTTCTTCGTGGTGTGGCTCGTGCTGGGCGCGGCCCTCGTGGGCGTGGGCCTGGCCATGCGCTGCGGCGCGTGGGGCCAGCTTCCCGCGTGGGCGCGCCGGGCGGCGGCGGGGCTGGCGTGCGTCCTGCTCGCGCTCGTGACGCTCACGTGCGCGCGCATCGCCGTGGCGTCTGCCACGTCCGCGCCCGAGGGCCTCGACTACCTCGTGGTTCTCGGCGCCAACCTCGAGGCCGACGGCACGCCCAAGCGCACGCTCGCCCACAGGCTCGACGCCGCGGCAGCCTACCTTGCGGACAACCCCGAGACCCGCTGCATCGTCTCGGGCGGCCAAGGCCCCGACGAACCCTGCAGCGAGGCAAGCTCCATGGCCCGCTACCTCGAGCAACATGGCGTCGACCCCGCGCGCATCACGCTGGAGGAGCGCTCGACCACCACGGCCGAGAACCTGCGCTTTTCGCGCGAGCTCATCGATGACGCGGGCGCCTCGGTTGGCGTGGTCACGAACGACTTCCACGTGTTCAGGGCGCTGGGAATCGCCCGGCGCCAGGGACTGGTGCACGTCTACGGCATCAGCGCGCCAACCGACGCCATCTACGTCCCGCAGGCCTATTTGCGCGAGTGCGCGGCGCTTGGCAAGGACGCGCTCGCTCATAACCTCTAG
- a CDS encoding GTP-binding protein: protein MANEPKQTKIVLLTGYLGAGKTTLLNHILGNDRGIRAAVLVNDIGEINVDASLIAKGGLSQVDGELIPMTNGCLCCTLSDDLARQLAQIADSGDFDYIIIEASGICEPIPIAYTISQFCDESKYGSAAPLDLDNIVAVVDCARMWDEFHGGRDLLAENIDEDDLEALLVQQIEFCTTVVLNKCDTVTREQIDELRGIVRSLQKEAVIVEAEQGNVPLDQILDTNRFDFNQAYGSAAWLDAMEHPEEHDDPEVLEYGIETFVYDRRRPFDIDKFADYVRTWPKEIIRAKGQLWSAQDPDMCYMFEQAGHQSMLSEQGKFIASAPDDIRARLIAENPEVMDDWDETCGDRETKICFIGQHMDKDALIAGLDACLVDWKH, encoded by the coding sequence ATGGCAAACGAGCCCAAGCAGACCAAGATCGTGCTGCTCACCGGCTACCTCGGCGCGGGCAAGACCACGCTGCTCAACCACATCCTCGGCAACGACCGCGGTATCCGCGCGGCCGTCCTCGTGAACGACATCGGAGAGATCAACGTCGATGCGAGCCTCATCGCCAAGGGTGGCCTGTCGCAGGTCGACGGCGAGCTCATCCCCATGACGAACGGCTGCCTGTGCTGCACGCTGTCCGACGATCTCGCCCGCCAGCTTGCCCAGATCGCGGACTCCGGCGACTTCGACTACATCATCATCGAGGCCTCCGGCATCTGCGAGCCCATCCCCATCGCCTACACGATCTCGCAGTTCTGCGACGAGTCCAAATACGGTTCCGCGGCGCCCCTCGACCTGGACAACATCGTTGCCGTCGTCGACTGCGCGCGCATGTGGGACGAGTTCCACGGTGGCCGTGACCTGCTGGCCGAGAACATCGACGAGGACGACCTCGAGGCCCTGCTCGTCCAGCAGATCGAGTTCTGCACCACCGTCGTGCTCAACAAGTGCGACACGGTCACCCGCGAACAGATCGACGAGCTGCGCGGCATCGTGCGCAGCCTGCAGAAGGAGGCCGTGATCGTGGAGGCCGAGCAGGGCAACGTTCCTCTCGACCAGATCCTCGACACGAACCGCTTCGACTTCAACCAGGCCTACGGCTCGGCCGCCTGGCTCGACGCTATGGAGCACCCCGAGGAGCACGATGACCCCGAGGTCCTCGAGTATGGCATCGAGACGTTCGTCTACGACCGCCGTCGCCCCTTCGACATCGACAAGTTCGCCGACTACGTGCGCACCTGGCCCAAGGAGATCATCCGCGCCAAGGGCCAGCTGTGGAGCGCCCAGGACCCCGACATGTGCTACATGTTCGAGCAGGCCGGCCACCAGTCCATGCTCTCCGAGCAGGGCAAGTTCATCGCCAGCGCCCCCGACGACATCCGAGCCCGCCTCATCGCCGAGAACCCCGAGGTCATGGATGACTGGGACGAGACGTGCGGCGACCGCGAGACCAAGATCTGCTTCATTGGCCAGCACATGGACAAGGACGCCCTCATCGCCGGTCTCGACGCCTGCCTCGTGGACTGGAAGCACTAG
- the crcB gene encoding fluoride efflux transporter CrcB, translating into MPDAIAVFLGGGLGSLGRWALTFVPWKTVGEAGFPLATLVTNVAGAFLIGVVAAAAAPAGLSPRATLLLKTGVCGGFTTFSTFALETGDLIERGAYGAAAAYLVLSFVLGVAACLAAQALVASVSAR; encoded by the coding sequence ATGCCTGACGCAATCGCGGTGTTTCTCGGCGGCGGCCTGGGGTCGCTTGGCCGCTGGGCCCTCACGTTCGTGCCCTGGAAGACGGTGGGGGAGGCGGGCTTTCCGCTCGCCACGCTCGTGACCAACGTCGCGGGTGCGTTTCTCATCGGCGTCGTCGCGGCGGCCGCCGCGCCGGCGGGCCTCTCGCCCCGCGCAACGCTTCTGCTCAAGACCGGCGTCTGCGGCGGGTTCACCACGTTCTCGACGTTTGCGCTCGAGACGGGCGACCTCATCGAGCGCGGCGCCTACGGAGCTGCCGCAGCCTACCTCGTGCTCAGCTTCGTGCTTGGCGTGGCTGCCTGCCTCGCCGCCCAGGCGCTTGTCGCCAGCGTCTCTGCTCGCTAG
- a CDS encoding flavin reductase, whose amino-acid sequence MSFREVDLKSLEFSPFEKIGDEWALVTAGTTSGYNTMTVSWGGMGVLWGKDVVTIYVRPQRYTKEFLDANDRFTLSFYAPEHKEALRYLGTHSGRDSYKATHVGFTPAYLDGSVAFEQANLVLVCRKLYADDIRPEKFLDPEIDGRSYPEHDYHTMYVAEVEHALVAE is encoded by the coding sequence ATGTCGTTTAGGGAAGTCGACCTGAAGAGCCTCGAGTTCAGCCCGTTCGAGAAGATCGGCGACGAGTGGGCGCTCGTCACGGCGGGTACCACGAGCGGCTACAACACCATGACCGTGAGCTGGGGCGGCATGGGCGTGCTGTGGGGCAAGGACGTCGTGACCATCTACGTGCGCCCGCAGCGCTACACCAAGGAGTTCCTCGACGCCAACGACCGCTTCACCCTCTCGTTCTACGCCCCCGAGCACAAGGAGGCGCTGCGCTACCTGGGCACCCACAGCGGGCGCGACTCGTACAAGGCCACGCATGTGGGCTTCACGCCGGCCTACCTGGACGGTTCCGTGGCGTTCGAGCAGGCCAACCTCGTCCTCGTGTGCCGCAAGCTCTACGCGGATGACATCCGTCCCGAGAAGTTCCTCGACCCCGAGATTGACGGCCGAAGCTATCCCGAGCACGACTATCACACGATGTACGTCGCCGAGGTGGAGCACGCGCTCGTGGCCGAGTAG
- a CDS encoding DegV family protein — protein sequence MAVRIITDSASDITREDVAAAGNPALTVLPLSITFGNTTYEDGVNLSHQRFYELLVEGDDLPMTGQVNPYAFERAIGEARAAGDEVIVITLSGKLSGTNASANTAAASFDSGVYVVDSKNVTVGERVLVDYALRLVGEGLSAVDIATALEQAREDIYVVGLLDTLEYLRRGGRIPASAAALGKLLSIKPVITIEDGAVELLGKARGSKNGRNLLTQQVETAGGIDFAMPIALGYAGLDDALLRKYIEDSRHIWEDHIALEDLPVHSVGATIGTHVGPGAIALAFFKQR from the coding sequence ATGGCCGTTCGCATCATCACCGACTCCGCCTCCGACATCACCCGCGAAGACGTCGCGGCCGCCGGCAACCCCGCGCTCACGGTGCTGCCGCTCTCCATCACGTTCGGCAACACCACGTACGAGGATGGCGTCAACCTGTCCCACCAGCGCTTCTACGAGCTGCTCGTCGAGGGTGACGACCTGCCCATGACGGGCCAGGTGAACCCCTACGCCTTCGAGCGGGCCATCGGAGAGGCACGCGCGGCGGGCGACGAGGTCATCGTCATCACGCTGTCCGGCAAGCTCTCGGGCACGAATGCGAGCGCGAACACGGCGGCGGCCTCCTTTGATAGCGGCGTCTACGTCGTGGACAGCAAGAACGTCACGGTGGGCGAGCGGGTGCTCGTCGACTACGCGCTGCGCCTCGTGGGCGAGGGCCTCTCCGCTGTCGACATCGCCACGGCGCTCGAGCAGGCGCGCGAGGACATCTACGTGGTGGGCCTTCTTGACACGCTGGAGTACCTGCGTCGCGGCGGGCGCATCCCGGCCTCGGCCGCGGCGCTGGGCAAGCTGCTCTCCATCAAGCCCGTCATCACGATCGAGGATGGCGCCGTGGAGCTTCTCGGCAAGGCGCGCGGCTCCAAGAACGGCCGAAACCTGCTCACGCAGCAGGTGGAGACGGCCGGCGGTATCGACTTTGCCATGCCGATCGCGCTTGGCTACGCGGGCCTGGACGACGCCCTCTTGCGCAAGTACATCGAGGACAGCCGCCACATCTGGGAGGACCACATCGCGCTCGAGGACCTGCCCGTCCACAGCGTGGGCGCCACCATCGGCACGCACGTGGGCCCCGGCGCCATCGCCCTGGCCTTCTTCAAGCAGCGCTAG
- a CDS encoding MarR family winged helix-turn-helix transcriptional regulator → MDQADHNLTDGERFEEFVGLVSSLEKEVQRIRAVECERLGLRGADLMCLYCLGRSRGGVTAAKLSRRAGVTRAAVSRSLAQLEAAGLVNVEQPTDDARAYRVPVSLTDAGRATMSGVDEAVSRVMSRVDSALDDEARSQLYASLASVLECLRGIGR, encoded by the coding sequence ATGGACCAGGCCGACCACAACCTTACGGACGGCGAGCGCTTCGAGGAGTTCGTCGGTCTCGTCTCGTCGCTCGAGAAGGAGGTCCAGCGCATCCGCGCCGTCGAGTGCGAGCGCCTGGGCCTGCGCGGCGCCGACCTCATGTGCCTGTACTGCCTCGGCCGCAGCCGCGGCGGCGTCACGGCCGCCAAGCTCTCTCGCCGCGCCGGCGTGACGCGAGCGGCCGTCTCGCGCTCGCTTGCCCAGCTGGAGGCCGCGGGGCTCGTCAACGTGGAGCAGCCCACGGACGATGCCCGCGCCTACCGTGTGCCCGTCTCGCTCACCGATGCCGGTCGAGCCACGATGAGCGGCGTCGACGAGGCGGTCTCGCGCGTCATGTCCCGCGTCGACTCCGCCCTCGACGACGAAGCCCGCTCCCAGCTCTATGCCTCGCTCGCCTCGGTGCTCGAGTGCCTGCGCGGCATCGGCCGATAA
- a CDS encoding HAD hydrolase family protein, with protein MIRLFASDLDGTLLGALHDVSLAVRAAIREVTDAGAHFAVATGRTFRSSGDFGFEGLPCEVVCANGAIVLNCESEVVRFATMDPAVIEEMLEAFPAAPFMCIGREHSYVRGTREAYEAGYEVRGPVARVVDGVRMRAMRRGQARYPHERVFGCSAEEILSHDICKVNCRVRDADMARELSAFISERADRIVDAPFSPVMFEITAADVNKGEAVERLAGYLGISRDEVAVYGDGGNDIAMLERFAPYGHAFAPYGASDDAKRAAGLVLGSNLAYAVPRHMVRTVRGRKPAAVPKGT; from the coding sequence ATGATCCGCCTGTTCGCAAGTGACCTCGACGGTACGCTGCTTGGTGCCCTGCACGACGTCAGCCTGGCCGTGCGGGCGGCGATTCGCGAGGTTACAGACGCCGGTGCGCACTTTGCCGTGGCGACGGGCCGTACGTTTCGCAGTAGCGGTGACTTTGGCTTCGAGGGCCTTCCCTGCGAGGTCGTGTGCGCAAACGGAGCCATCGTGCTCAACTGCGAAAGCGAGGTCGTGCGCTTTGCGACGATGGATCCAGCCGTCATAGAGGAGATGCTTGAGGCGTTTCCTGCGGCTCCGTTCATGTGCATAGGCCGCGAGCACAGCTATGTGAGGGGGACGCGCGAGGCGTACGAGGCGGGCTATGAGGTGCGCGGGCCCGTTGCGCGCGTCGTGGACGGCGTGCGTATGCGTGCCATGCGCCGCGGACAGGCTCGCTATCCGCATGAGCGCGTGTTCGGCTGCTCGGCCGAGGAGATCCTGAGCCACGACATCTGCAAGGTGAACTGCCGCGTTCGGGACGCTGACATGGCGCGCGAGCTCTCCGCGTTCATCTCCGAGCGCGCCGACAGAATCGTGGATGCGCCGTTCTCGCCCGTGATGTTCGAGATCACGGCGGCCGACGTCAACAAGGGCGAGGCCGTCGAGCGGCTCGCTGGCTACCTGGGCATATCTCGCGATGAGGTCGCCGTCTACGGGGATGGCGGCAACGACATCGCCATGCTCGAGCGATTTGCCCCGTATGGGCACGCGTTCGCCCCCTACGGCGCCTCCGACGACGCCAAGCGTGCCGCGGGCCTCGTGCTGGGCTCGAACCTCGCCTATGCCGTTCCTCGCCATATGGTGCGCACCGTTCGCGGCCGTAAGCCCGCCGCTGTCCCAAAGGGGACGTAG
- a CDS encoding protein kinase domain-containing protein: protein MTYDETDEIHDELAGALSAAPADAYRIERVLKRAPGELTQLVYLRTAAGGELGPFVRKVIDRDSGLGRVYVELAAREHEGLRVRQLPRIIECKAENGSLVVVMEHVPGHTLREVVEAARPQQREELAARIMPAVCDAASELHTVLDQPIVHRDLTPGNVMCPDGDPTTPVLIDLGIARTWRDGAESDTTHLGTRAYAPPEQYGFGQTDVRSDVYALGLLAFFCLTGRDPAPADRGRDFADPAVPDAWRAVIARAAALDPAARYQTAGELAAALRALPATKAPGPISTTSERSPRFWTMRNILVAVAFAIVVAASVYDAVTPAQWVRGGVILNLFSFLVLVPYLVFVVAFALADKRWLRTNVAWFRVRTPRRTWRDLLLVLLGVFAVFVLLIAVSGA, encoded by the coding sequence ATGACTTACGACGAGACAGACGAGATTCACGATGAGCTTGCGGGGGCCCTTTCGGCGGCACCGGCCGATGCCTATCGCATCGAGCGCGTGCTCAAGCGAGCCCCGGGCGAGCTCACGCAGCTCGTTTACCTGCGCACGGCCGCCGGCGGCGAGCTGGGTCCGTTCGTGCGCAAGGTCATCGATCGGGACTCGGGGCTCGGCCGTGTCTACGTTGAGCTCGCGGCTCGCGAGCACGAGGGGCTGAGGGTTCGCCAGCTTCCTCGCATTATCGAGTGCAAGGCCGAGAACGGCTCGCTTGTGGTCGTCATGGAGCACGTTCCCGGCCACACGCTTCGCGAGGTTGTGGAGGCGGCTCGCCCGCAGCAGCGCGAGGAACTCGCCGCCCGCATCATGCCGGCGGTGTGCGATGCCGCCTCTGAGCTTCATACGGTCCTTGACCAGCCAATCGTTCACCGTGACCTCACTCCGGGAAACGTCATGTGCCCAGACGGCGACCCCACCACGCCCGTGCTCATCGACCTGGGGATTGCCCGTACCTGGCGCGACGGGGCCGAGTCGGACACAACGCACCTGGGCACGCGCGCCTACGCCCCGCCCGAGCAATATGGCTTTGGCCAGACCGACGTTCGCAGCGACGTCTATGCGCTCGGGCTTCTCGCGTTCTTCTGCCTCACGGGACGCGACCCCGCACCTGCCGATCGCGGACGTGACTTCGCGGATCCGGCTGTGCCCGACGCCTGGCGGGCAGTCATCGCCCGCGCGGCCGCGCTTGACCCGGCAGCGCGCTACCAGACTGCCGGTGAGCTCGCGGCGGCCCTGCGAGCCCTGCCGGCGACAAAGGCTCCAGGGCCAATTTCCACCACCAGTGAGAGATCGCCTCGCTTCTGGACAATGAGAAACATCCTGGTCGCCGTGGCGTTTGCCATTGTCGTGGCGGCAAGCGTCTATGACGCCGTGACTCCCGCGCAATGGGTTCGGGGTGGTGTCATCCTCAACCTCTTCTCGTTTCTCGTTCTCGTGCCCTACCTGGTGTTTGTTGTCGCATTTGCGCTGGCCGACAAGCGCTGGCTGCGCACGAATGTGGCATGGTTCCGTGTTCGAACACCTCGCCGCACGTGGCGGGACCTATTGCTTGTTCTGCTCGGCGTCTTTGCCGTATTCGTCTTGCTCATCGCTGTCTCTGGAGCGTGA
- a CDS encoding transcriptional regulator yields MAEPLTEELLDELLEAPSIDSFIERHNKPVRTLADYLNELLEAKRLKRSQVVRMANLNETFGYQIFTGARNPSRDKVLQIAFAMALTLRETNRALEAAGVSSLYSKDRRDAIIIFCLDRGCSLQKVNEELYRFGERTIC; encoded by the coding sequence ATGGCAGAACCGCTGACTGAGGAGCTGCTAGACGAGCTGCTCGAGGCGCCGAGCATCGACTCGTTTATCGAGAGGCACAACAAGCCTGTGCGGACGCTCGCGGACTACCTCAACGAGCTGCTCGAGGCCAAGCGCCTCAAGCGATCGCAGGTCGTGCGCATGGCGAACCTCAACGAGACGTTCGGCTACCAGATCTTCACCGGCGCCCGCAACCCCAGCCGCGACAAGGTGCTGCAGATCGCCTTCGCCATGGCCCTCACCCTGCGCGAGACGAACCGCGCGCTCGAAGCCGCCGGCGTGAGCTCCCTTTATAGCAAGGACCGCCGCGATGCCATCATCATCTTCTGCCTCGACCGTGGTTGCTCGCTGCAGAAGGTGAACGAGGAGCTCTATCGATTCGGCGAACGCACCATCTGCTAA
- a CDS encoding FxLYD domain-containing protein, whose protein sequence is MVENNTTPSSKSAAAIVGLVLGIIALLTSFLPFVNNLSFFLALIGLVFAVVGLVGVLRGKKAGKGMDIASVVVNVLAIAIVMGTQSMYSAAINEATKDTISTTDGSAASAATATASTEESGDKYAIEGEELFGDDYSTKISGTFTNNSGSELSYVQVSYNLFDADGNQIDTAYANTSNLADGGTWKFEATALKGIDNVANFKLGDVTGF, encoded by the coding sequence ATGGTGGAAAACAACACTACTCCTAGCTCCAAGTCGGCGGCGGCGATCGTGGGCCTTGTGCTGGGCATCATTGCCTTGCTTACTTCGTTCTTGCCGTTCGTCAACAACCTGTCGTTCTTCCTTGCGCTCATCGGTCTGGTCTTTGCCGTCGTCGGGCTCGTGGGCGTACTCCGCGGCAAGAAGGCCGGCAAGGGCATGGACATCGCCTCGGTTGTCGTAAACGTACTCGCCATCGCCATCGTCATGGGAACCCAGAGCATGTACTCGGCTGCCATTAACGAGGCCACTAAGGACACCATCTCTACCACCGATGGCTCCGCTGCAAGCGCCGCCACGGCAACGGCATCCACCGAGGAGTCTGGTGACAAGTACGCTATCGAGGGCGAAGAGCTCTTCGGAGACGATTACTCGACCAAGATCTCCGGTACGTTCACGAACAATTCGGGCTCTGAGCTCAGCTACGTCCAGGTGAGTTATAACCTGTTTGACGCCGATGGCAACCAGATCGACACCGCCTATGCCAACACGAGTAACCTTGCCGACGGCGGCACCTGGAAGTTCGAGGCTACGGCGTTAAAGGGCATCGACAACGTTGCTAACTTCAAGCTTGGGGACGTCACGGGCTTCTAA